The DNA window AACAGGCTGCGCAATCCCGCCCAAAATTATTTCTTCCCTAAAAGAAAACGTAGTGCCTACGTCTGCCTGAAATCAGCTAATTACTTATCAAATAAAGAAATTTATTTTCGAGGTGTCAAAGTTCTGGCAAGAATAGATTACGAAGGATAATAAAGAATATTATTTTGCAAACGAAATAAAATGATTAAACGGTTTATTTCCTTATATTACAAGCCTTTATCATTTCTCTTTGAAGATGTTTCTTTAATACTTCCTTTTGGCGATTGATAGAAACTTCTGTGTATATTTGAGTTGTCGCTACCGAAGTATGACCCAGGATTTCCTGCACTGAGCGCAAGTCAGCTCCATTTTCCACAAGCATCGTCGCCATAGTATGCCTTAACGAATGCGGGGACAATTTTTTATCAATCCCGGCCTTTTTAAGGTACTCTTTAAATACCATTTCAACATACCTTGGGGATATTCTTTTATTGAATTTATTGATAAAAACCGCGTTATTTTTAGGCTGGCGCTCATTTCTGACAAAAAGGTACGCGTCAATAGCCTTATTTGTGGCTTCATGGTCAAAACTTATCATCCTTTCTTTAGCGCCTTTGCCAAAAACACGGATTATTTTTTCTGACATATCAAGATTATCCATATCCAGGTTGCATAATTCGCTTATTCTCACTCCTGTAGCGAAAAAAAGCTCTAAAATCGCACGGTTCCTTATGCACGCGAAAATTTTTACCTCTTTTGTCTTTTGATCCATTTTGCCGGAAGGGGTATTATTTATGATTTCTCTTTCCGTGTCCGGGATTTTTAGAAGCGCTTCAATTTCCTGTATTGAAAGGACTTTTGGCAGCCGTTTAGGGATTTTAAACGTTTTATGTATCTTTTTCATAGGGGATTTTAAAATAATCTCGCTTTCCTCAAGAAAAGAGTAAAAGGACCTTAGGCAGGCTATTCTTCGTTTTATTGAGGTAGCCTTAAGTTTTTTTTCGCTCAAAAATTGAAGAAAGGCTCTTATGATGTCAGCATCAACTGATTTTATTTCTATTTTTTGGTTTATCAGCCAATCATTAAAGATTTTCAAATCTTTTTTATATGCTTTTATTGTTTCAAGGGACGCATTTCTTTCGATAACTAAATAATTTAAAAACTTTGATATTTCGTTGATTTCCTGCATATTAACATGTTTTCCACACCCATGTTCGGGTAATTTTTTCATTACTTCGGGTAACAATGATTACCCGAAGTAAGCTGAAAGATAAATTTTGATTAATATATCGAATGTTTTGGCTGGAAATATTAGATATTTTCTTCTTTTAATACGCAGATTGAAGGAAGATTCCTGTATTTGCCTTTATAATCAAGTCCATACCCAATTACATATTTATCCGGGATAGCAAAGCCCTTGTACTTGATATCAACTTTATATTTTTTCTTATTTTGTTTATATAGCAACACACAAATATTTAACGTGGCGGGATTAAAGGTTAATAAATGATGCTTCACGTATTTCAATGTCAGTCCGGTATCGCAAATATCATCGACTATTATTACGTGTTTTCCTTTTATATCATCTGTTATATCTTTAAGAATTTTTATTTCACCGGTTGAAGCCAGTCCATCGTAGCTTACAACCGATATAAAATCATAAGTTACAGGAACAATAATAAACCTGCTAATATCCATCATAAACATTGTAGCGCCCTTGAGTATACCGATTAATAAAATATGTTTATCCCTGTAATCAAGTGAAATTTCCAATGCCAGTTCTTTTATCCTTTCATGCAGTTCTTTTTCATTAATCAGGATGTTCGTTTTATAATCTATATAATCTTTATATATATTTTCCATAATCATTTTTAAACTTAAACTGTCAGGACAATGTTCCCTTTATCTGAATAACCAGCAGAATCCCTTCAATAAATGTTATTTCAGCTTTATTTTCTGTTATTATATTGCTTATACCTCTTGACTTATTCATAAAAAGAGTTTCTTTATTTAATTTGTATTTTAATCCCTTTGTCACAATCCC is part of the bacterium genome and encodes:
- the xerA gene encoding site-specific tyrosine recombinase/integron integrase; the encoded protein is MQEINEISKFLNYLVIERNASLETIKAYKKDLKIFNDWLINQKIEIKSVDADIIRAFLQFLSEKKLKATSIKRRIACLRSFYSFLEESEIILKSPMKKIHKTFKIPKRLPKVLSIQEIEALLKIPDTEREIINNTPSGKMDQKTKEVKIFACIRNRAILELFFATGVRISELCNLDMDNLDMSEKIIRVFGKGAKERMISFDHEATNKAIDAYLFVRNERQPKNNAVFINKFNKRISPRYVEMVFKEYLKKAGIDKKLSPHSLRHTMATMLVENGADLRSVQEILGHTSVATTQIYTEVSINRQKEVLKKHLQREMIKACNIRK
- the hpt gene encoding hypoxanthine phosphoribosyltransferase, whose translation is MENIYKDYIDYKTNILINEKELHERIKELALEISLDYRDKHILLIGILKGATMFMMDISRFIIVPVTYDFISVVSYDGLASTGEIKILKDITDDIKGKHVIIVDDICDTGLTLKYVKHHLLTFNPATLNICVLLYKQNKKKYKVDIKYKGFAIPDKYVIGYGLDYKGKYRNLPSICVLKEENI